A single genomic interval of Mycolicibacterium holsaticum DSM 44478 = JCM 12374 harbors:
- a CDS encoding mammalian cell entry protein, with protein MSPRRRIEGDEPDFFETPRTPRRWGVPVIAVLASLLMVAAITVATLMLIKQETERRVAVKDAMALGYVREFMTEYTSLDPFHANDYVERILGQGTGEFASMFNEKKNAILVQVARQEPTTGTVVEAGVQRWNDDGSADVLVATTVTSKSLDGKQTYESGSRWIATAIQEGQQWKISQLIQVI; from the coding sequence ATGAGTCCACGCCGCCGGATCGAGGGCGACGAGCCCGACTTCTTCGAGACACCCCGAACCCCGCGCCGGTGGGGGGTGCCGGTGATCGCGGTACTGGCGTCGCTGCTGATGGTCGCCGCGATCACGGTCGCCACGCTGATGCTGATCAAACAGGAGACCGAACGCCGGGTGGCGGTGAAAGACGCCATGGCGCTGGGTTATGTGCGCGAGTTCATGACCGAATACACCTCGTTGGACCCGTTCCACGCCAACGACTATGTGGAGCGGATCCTCGGCCAGGGCACCGGTGAATTCGCCTCGATGTTCAACGAGAAGAAGAACGCGATCCTGGTCCAGGTGGCGCGCCAGGAGCCGACCACCGGCACTGTGGTGGAGGCCGGGGTGCAGCGCTGGAACGACGACGGCAGCGCCGACGTGCTGGTCGCGACCACCGTCACCTCGAAGTCCCTGGACGGCAAGCAGACATACGAAAGCGGCAGTCGGTGGATTGCAACCGCTATTCAGGAGGGACAGCAG
- a CDS encoding RDD family protein, with amino-acid sequence MTLDTASDVPAADEAAPSPLASWPARAGAFAVDVLVGLAVVATLALVAWTAPLRGWLWWVFTAAAAVVVLVMAVNRLLLPTIKGFSLGRALVGIAVVTQTGAPAGLWRLLLRDLAHLLDTAALFIGWLWPLWDRRKRTFADLLVRTEVHKVQSGPRDVRRVTAVVLIVAALLCTAAVAVSYLVVYRQDRAIENAQAQITEQGPRIVEQMLTYKKETLQQDFAHAQSLTTEGYRKQLIAQQQAVQDAGVTSNEYWAVSSAVVPNPPVTPTSASMLLAMQGQRGDDPNNLKFITATVRVNFEKTDGQWRVADLTVLKKPLMNPQGQ; translated from the coding sequence ATGACGCTCGACACCGCTTCCGACGTGCCTGCCGCCGACGAGGCGGCGCCCTCTCCGCTGGCGTCGTGGCCGGCGCGGGCCGGCGCGTTCGCCGTGGACGTGCTGGTGGGGCTGGCCGTGGTCGCGACGCTGGCCTTGGTGGCGTGGACGGCTCCGCTGCGGGGGTGGTTGTGGTGGGTGTTCACCGCGGCGGCGGCCGTGGTGGTGCTGGTGATGGCGGTGAACCGACTGCTGCTGCCGACGATCAAGGGGTTCAGCCTGGGCCGCGCGCTGGTCGGCATCGCGGTGGTGACCCAGACCGGTGCCCCGGCGGGGCTGTGGCGGCTGTTGCTGCGCGACCTGGCGCATCTGCTGGATACGGCGGCGCTGTTCATCGGATGGTTGTGGCCGCTGTGGGATCGTCGCAAGCGCACGTTCGCCGATCTGCTGGTGCGCACCGAGGTGCACAAGGTGCAGTCCGGTCCGCGCGACGTGCGCCGGGTGACCGCGGTGGTGCTGATCGTGGCCGCGCTGTTGTGCACGGCGGCGGTCGCGGTGAGCTATCTGGTGGTGTACCGCCAGGACCGCGCCATCGAGAACGCGCAGGCGCAGATCACCGAGCAGGGCCCGCGCATCGTCGAACAGATGCTGACCTACAAGAAGGAAACCCTGCAGCAGGACTTCGCCCATGCGCAGTCGCTGACCACCGAGGGGTACCGCAAGCAGCTGATCGCGCAGCAACAGGCCGTGCAGGACGCCGGGGTGACCTCCAATGAGTACTGGGCGGTCAGCAGCGCGGTGGTACCCAACCCGCCGGTCACGCCCACCAGCGCGTCGATGCTGCTGGCGATGCAGGGCCAGCGTGGCGATGACCCCAACAACCTGAAGTTCATCACCGCGACCGTGCGGGTGAACTTCGAGAAGACCGACGGGCAGTGGCGCGTCGCCGATCTGACGGTGCTCAAGAAACCGCTGATGAATCCGCAGGGCCAATGA
- a CDS encoding MCE family protein translates to MLTRFIKIQLVLFTILTIIALVVLGWYYLRIPSLVGIGQYKLHAELPRSGGLYATANVTYRGTQIGKVTEVEPTETGARATMSIDSRYKIPVDATANVHSVSAIGEQYLDLVSTGDPGQYLQPGATITESTVPSEVGPALDAANKGLAVLPKEKIDGLLTETSKAVGGLGPALQRLVDSTTNLAEGFQENLPQVNDIIVNAAPILDSQVQSGDNIQRWSRNLDVIAAQAAQEDAALRSGLQQAPPTLDQVSTVFSGVQESLPQTLANLSVVIDMLKRYHKGLEQTLVILPQGGAASQAGTLFEDLGQLPLALSINQPPPCLTGFLPASEWRSPADTSMAPLPKGTYCKIPKDYQGNVVRGARNYPCVDVPGKRAATPMECRSDEPYVPLGTNPWYGDPNQILSCPAAGARCDQGVNPGFVVPAPSVNSGRNPLPASELPPALSTAPVSDPLSPPGQGSVSCSGQQPNPCIYTPAPGPPGSTAVYSPTSGQVVGPDGVRYNVSNSSNPGDDGWKEMLAPAS, encoded by the coding sequence GTGCTGACCAGGTTCATCAAGATCCAGCTGGTGTTGTTCACCATCCTGACGATCATCGCGCTGGTGGTGCTGGGCTGGTACTACCTGCGGATCCCGTCGCTGGTCGGCATCGGCCAGTACAAGCTGCACGCCGAGTTGCCCCGGTCGGGCGGCCTGTATGCCACCGCGAACGTCACCTACCGCGGCACCCAGATCGGCAAGGTGACCGAGGTGGAGCCGACCGAGACCGGTGCGCGGGCCACCATGAGCATCGACAGCCGCTACAAGATCCCCGTCGATGCGACGGCGAACGTGCACTCCGTGTCGGCGATCGGTGAGCAATACCTGGACCTGGTGTCCACCGGTGACCCGGGCCAGTACCTGCAGCCGGGCGCGACGATCACCGAGAGCACAGTGCCCAGCGAGGTCGGACCGGCGTTGGACGCGGCCAACAAGGGCCTGGCGGTGCTGCCGAAGGAGAAGATCGACGGCCTGCTCACCGAGACGTCGAAGGCCGTCGGCGGGCTGGGTCCGGCGCTGCAGCGGTTGGTCGACTCGACGACCAACCTCGCAGAGGGATTCCAGGAGAACCTGCCCCAGGTCAACGACATCATCGTCAACGCCGCCCCGATCCTGGACAGCCAGGTTCAGTCGGGCGACAACATCCAGCGGTGGTCGCGCAACCTCGACGTCATCGCGGCGCAGGCCGCCCAGGAGGATGCGGCGCTGCGCAGTGGCCTGCAGCAGGCACCGCCCACGCTGGACCAGGTGAGCACGGTGTTCAGCGGGGTGCAGGAGTCACTGCCTCAGACGCTGGCCAACTTGTCGGTGGTGATCGACATGCTCAAGCGCTACCACAAGGGGCTGGAGCAGACGCTGGTGATCCTGCCGCAGGGTGGAGCCGCCAGCCAGGCGGGCACGTTGTTCGAGGACCTGGGTCAGCTGCCGCTGGCGTTGTCCATCAACCAGCCGCCGCCGTGTCTGACCGGTTTTCTGCCCGCATCGGAATGGCGCTCGCCTGCCGACACCAGCATGGCGCCGCTGCCCAAGGGCACCTACTGCAAGATCCCGAAGGACTATCAGGGCAACGTCGTTCGCGGTGCACGCAACTATCCGTGTGTCGATGTGCCCGGCAAGCGCGCGGCGACACCGATGGAGTGCCGCAGCGACGAGCCCTATGTTCCGCTGGGCACCAACCCGTGGTACGGCGATCCGAACCAGATCCTGTCCTGCCCGGCTGCCGGTGCGCGCTGCGATCAGGGTGTCAACCCCGGCTTCGTCGTTCCGGCACCGTCGGTCAACAGCGGGCGCAACCCGCTGCCGGCCAGCGAGCTGCCTCCGGCGTTGTCGACGGCGCCGGTCAGCGACCCGCTGAGCCCCCCGGGGCAGGGCAGCGTCAGCTGCAGTGGACAGCAGCCCAACCCCTGCATCTACACTCCGGCACCAGGGCCACCCGGTTCCACGGCGGTGTACAGCCCGACCAGCGGGCAGGTGGTCGGACCCGATGGCGTCAGGTACAACGTCAGCAATTCGAGTAACCCAGGAGACGACGGATGGAAGGAGATGCTGGCTCCCGCCAGCTGA
- a CDS encoding virulence factor Mce family protein translates to MGARKLSTIARRAVALGAIALVVSSCGSWKGIANVPLPGGPGTGSDSWTVYVQMPDTLALNVNSRVRVADVYVGRVRAIELKNWVATLTLDLQPNVKLPKNTLAKIGQTSLLGSQHVQLDLPPDPSSEPLRNGDTIPLQNSSAYPTTERVLASIATILRGGGVQNLEVIQTEIFNVLNGRGDQIREFLNKLDTFTDELNQQRQDITRAIDSTDRLLSIVAQRNNTLDRVLTEFPPLIKHFAETRDLFADAVEAVGRISVAADNALGPASDNLHTNLANLQRPLKELGKASPYLIGALKLMLTAPFSIENVPKVVRGDYLNVSLMVDLTLSALDNGVLTGTGVSGMLRALEQAWGRDPATMIPDVRFTPNPHNAPGGPLVERGE, encoded by the coding sequence ATGGGCGCTCGCAAGCTGAGCACGATCGCACGGCGTGCGGTGGCGCTGGGTGCGATCGCGCTCGTGGTGAGCTCGTGTGGATCGTGGAAAGGCATCGCGAACGTACCGCTGCCCGGCGGGCCGGGCACCGGATCGGATTCCTGGACGGTCTACGTACAGATGCCAGATACGTTGGCGCTCAACGTCAACAGCCGGGTGCGCGTCGCCGACGTGTACGTGGGCCGGGTGCGCGCGATCGAGCTGAAGAACTGGGTCGCCACGCTGACGTTGGACCTGCAGCCCAACGTGAAGCTGCCGAAGAACACGCTGGCCAAGATCGGCCAGACCAGCCTCCTGGGTTCACAGCACGTGCAACTGGACCTGCCGCCGGATCCGTCGTCGGAGCCGCTGCGCAACGGTGACACGATCCCGCTGCAGAACTCGTCGGCGTACCCCACCACCGAACGGGTGCTGGCCAGCATCGCCACCATCCTGCGTGGCGGCGGAGTGCAGAACCTCGAGGTCATCCAGACCGAGATCTTCAACGTGCTGAACGGCCGGGGTGACCAGATCCGGGAGTTCCTGAACAAGTTGGACACCTTCACCGACGAGCTCAACCAGCAGCGCCAGGACATCACCCGGGCGATCGATTCCACCGACCGGTTGCTGTCGATCGTGGCCCAGCGCAACAACACCCTGGACCGGGTGCTGACCGAGTTCCCGCCGCTGATCAAGCATTTCGCCGAGACGCGTGACCTGTTCGCCGACGCGGTGGAGGCGGTCGGCCGCATCAGCGTGGCGGCTGACAACGCGTTGGGCCCCGCCAGCGACAACCTGCACACCAACCTGGCGAACCTGCAGCGGCCGCTGAAGGAGCTGGGCAAGGCGTCGCCGTACCTGATCGGGGCGCTCAAGCTCATGCTCACCGCGCCGTTCTCGATCGAGAACGTGCCGAAGGTGGTGCGCGGCGACTACCTCAACGTGTCGCTGATGGTCGACCTCACGCTGTCCGCGCTGGACAACGGTGTGCTGACGGGTACCGGCGTGTCGGGCATGCTGCGCGCACTCGAGCAGGCGTGGGGCCGCGATCCGGCCACCATGATCCCGGACGTGCGGTTCACCCCGAACCCGCACAACGCACCGGGTGGGCCCCTCGTGGAAAGGGGTGAGTGA
- a CDS encoding virulence factor Mce family protein, with amino-acid sequence MSTIFNVRSLRLPHVSRAAVTIGTLVVVLAVVAALVGYNLYRKLTTNTVVAYFTDTLALYPGDKVQIMGVKVGSIDKIEPAGDKMKVTFHYDNKFKVPANATASILNPSLVASRTIQLAPPYTGGPVMDDNAVIPLDRTQVPVEYDQLRDSINRILTDLGPTPEQPSGPFGEIIESAADGFAGKGEQLNRTLNGLSEALFALNEGRTDFFGVVKSLALFVNALHQSDQQFVALNNDLAKFTNAFTNTDREVSNALRDLNELLSTTRQFLDQNAEVLTHDIDNLSSATTAILQPDSRDGLETALHVFPTLGANLMNIISPVTGGVMGIPVINNFANPLQFVCSSIQAASRLGYQESAELCAQYLAPILDAIKFNFPPFGLNQFSSALTLPKQVAYSEPRLQPPAGYKDTTVPGIWSRDTLFSHGNHEQGWVAAPGMQGIDVQPFTANMMTPECLAELMGGPDCVIPPAPPTFGGPHQAGPPNAYSENTPLPPPWYPQPGPPPAPAPGVIPGDPGGSPLAGPVPGPSGPAPAAPAGPALPAEAGG; translated from the coding sequence ATGTCGACAATCTTCAACGTCCGAAGCCTGCGGCTCCCACACGTGTCACGGGCCGCGGTGACCATCGGCACGCTGGTGGTGGTGCTGGCCGTGGTGGCCGCCCTGGTCGGGTACAACCTGTACCGCAAGCTGACCACCAACACCGTCGTCGCGTACTTCACCGACACGCTGGCGCTGTACCCGGGCGACAAGGTGCAGATCATGGGCGTCAAGGTCGGCTCGATCGACAAGATCGAACCGGCGGGCGACAAGATGAAGGTCACCTTCCACTACGACAACAAGTTCAAGGTGCCCGCCAACGCCACCGCGTCGATCCTGAACCCGAGCCTGGTGGCGTCGCGCACCATCCAGTTGGCCCCGCCCTACACCGGCGGGCCGGTGATGGACGACAACGCCGTCATCCCGCTGGACCGCACCCAGGTGCCGGTCGAGTACGACCAGCTGCGCGACTCGATCAACCGGATCCTGACCGATCTCGGCCCCACTCCCGAACAGCCGTCGGGCCCGTTCGGTGAGATCATCGAATCGGCCGCCGACGGCTTCGCCGGCAAGGGTGAGCAGCTCAACCGCACGCTCAACGGGTTGTCCGAGGCGCTGTTCGCGCTCAACGAAGGCCGCACCGACTTCTTCGGCGTGGTCAAGAGCCTTGCGCTGTTCGTCAACGCGCTGCACCAGAGCGACCAGCAGTTCGTCGCGCTGAACAACGATCTCGCCAAGTTCACCAACGCGTTCACCAACACCGACCGCGAAGTGTCCAACGCGCTGCGCGACCTCAACGAGCTGCTGTCGACCACCCGCCAGTTCCTCGACCAGAACGCCGAGGTGCTCACCCACGACATCGACAACCTGTCGTCGGCCACCACGGCGATCCTGCAGCCCGACTCGCGGGACGGGTTGGAGACCGCCCTGCACGTGTTCCCGACGCTGGGCGCGAACCTGATGAACATCATCTCGCCGGTGACCGGCGGCGTGATGGGCATCCCGGTGATCAACAACTTCGCCAACCCACTGCAGTTCGTGTGCAGCTCGATTCAGGCCGCCAGCAGGCTGGGCTACCAGGAATCCGCCGAGCTGTGCGCGCAGTACCTGGCGCCGATCCTGGACGCGATCAAGTTCAACTTCCCGCCGTTCGGGCTCAACCAGTTCTCGTCGGCGTTGACGTTGCCCAAGCAGGTCGCGTACTCCGAGCCGAGGCTGCAGCCGCCGGCCGGCTACAAGGACACCACCGTGCCCGGTATCTGGTCGCGCGACACGTTGTTCTCGCACGGCAACCACGAGCAGGGCTGGGTTGCCGCGCCGGGCATGCAGGGCATCGACGTGCAACCGTTCACCGCGAACATGATGACCCCGGAATGTCTCGCCGAACTGATGGGTGGACCCGACTGCGTGATTCCGCCCGCGCCGCCCACCTTCGGTGGACCGCATCAGGCCGGCCCGCCGAACGCCTACTCCGAGAACACCCCGCTGCCGCCGCCGTGGTACCCGCAGCCGGGGCCGCCGCCCGCGCCTGCGCCGGGAGTGATCCCGGGTGACCCGGGTGGCTCCCCGCTGGCCGGACCCGTGCCGGGGCCCAGCGGACCGGCGCCCGCGGCACCGGCGGGACCCGCGCTACCAGCAGAGGCAGGTGGGTGA
- a CDS encoding virulence factor Mce family protein, whose translation MRTLEGSNRVRNGVMGIIILVLVIGVGQSFASVPMLFATPHYYAYFSDTGGINEGDKVRIAGVDVGLVQSMEIEGDKVKIGYTLGGTQIGTDSRASIRTDTILGRRNIEIEPRGTEALRANGVLPLGQTTTPYQIYDAFFDVTKAASEWDTETIKRSLNVLSETIDQTYPHLSAALDGVARFSETIGKRDDDVKKLLANANKIAGVLGSRSEQVNQLLVNAQTLLGAINERSYAVGALLERVSSFSAQLKGFIDDNPNLNRVLEQLRVVSDVLRERQYDLMDTLTTVASFVASLGEAVASGPYFKVMLVNLLPGQILQPFIDSAFKKRGIDPEKFWRDAGLPAWRFPDPNGQGFDNGAPPPGPAVLEGTPEHPGPGVLKGHPCSYTPPADGLPRPGNPLPCNDLTTGPFGGPAYGPVDVVTSPPNAHGPQPSPGVPAAAIPGQVSPNVPGAHHPVAPAPPGARTVPVEQDPAQPPLPPDFTPGIAPLPPALPAPPAPGPGQQLAPAGQPPLPGNPPFLPPGSQG comes from the coding sequence ATGAGAACTCTGGAGGGGTCCAACCGGGTCCGCAACGGGGTGATGGGCATCATCATCCTGGTGCTGGTCATCGGCGTCGGGCAAAGCTTCGCCAGCGTGCCGATGCTGTTCGCGACGCCGCACTACTACGCCTACTTCTCCGACACCGGCGGCATCAACGAGGGTGACAAGGTGCGCATCGCCGGCGTCGACGTCGGGCTGGTGCAGAGCATGGAGATCGAGGGCGACAAGGTCAAGATCGGCTACACGCTCGGCGGCACCCAGATCGGCACGGACAGCCGCGCGTCCATCCGCACCGACACCATCCTGGGCCGGCGCAACATCGAGATCGAACCGCGCGGAACCGAGGCGTTGCGCGCCAACGGCGTGCTGCCGCTGGGCCAGACCACCACGCCGTACCAGATCTACGACGCGTTCTTCGACGTCACGAAGGCCGCCTCGGAGTGGGACACCGAGACCATCAAACGCTCGTTGAACGTGCTGTCGGAGACCATCGACCAGACCTACCCGCATCTGAGCGCCGCGCTCGACGGGGTGGCACGGTTCTCCGAGACCATCGGGAAACGCGACGACGACGTCAAGAAGCTACTGGCCAACGCCAACAAGATCGCCGGTGTGCTGGGCAGCCGAAGCGAGCAGGTCAACCAGTTGCTGGTCAACGCGCAGACGCTGCTCGGCGCGATCAACGAGCGCAGCTACGCTGTCGGCGCCCTGCTCGAGCGGGTCAGCTCGTTCTCCGCGCAGCTCAAGGGCTTCATCGACGACAATCCGAACCTCAACCGGGTGCTCGAACAACTCCGCGTGGTCAGCGACGTGCTGCGTGAACGCCAGTACGACCTGATGGACACGCTCACCACCGTCGCCAGCTTCGTCGCGTCGCTGGGTGAGGCGGTGGCCTCCGGTCCGTACTTCAAGGTGATGCTGGTGAACCTGCTACCGGGCCAGATCCTGCAGCCGTTCATCGACTCCGCGTTCAAGAAGCGCGGTATCGACCCGGAGAAGTTCTGGCGTGACGCGGGCCTGCCGGCATGGCGGTTCCCGGATCCGAACGGACAGGGCTTCGACAACGGCGCCCCGCCGCCGGGACCGGCCGTCCTCGAGGGCACGCCAGAGCATCCCGGACCGGGTGTGCTCAAGGGTCATCCCTGCTCGTACACCCCACCCGCTGACGGCCTGCCGCGACCGGGTAACCCGCTGCCGTGTAACGACCTGACCACCGGCCCGTTCGGCGGCCCGGCCTACGGTCCGGTCGACGTGGTCACCTCCCCACCCAACGCGCACGGCCCGCAGCCGTCGCCGGGCGTGCCCGCCGCGGCCATCCCCGGCCAGGTGTCGCCCAACGTGCCGGGTGCCCACCACCCGGTGGCGCCCGCACCGCCGGGGGCGCGCACCGTGCCGGTCGAGCAGGATCCCGCGCAACCCCCGCTGCCACCGGACTTCACGCCGGGCATCGCACCGTTGCCGCCCGCGCTGCCGGCACCGCCGGCGCCGGGACCCGGGCAGCAGTTGGCGCCGGCCGGGCAGCCGCCGCTACCGGGCAATCCGCCGTTCCTCCCACCGGGATCACAGGGATAG
- a CDS encoding virulence factor Mce family protein, with amino-acid sequence MKITGTAVKLGIFSLVLLLFTAIIVVVFGQMRFDRTTGYSAIFSNASGLRAGQFVRASGVEVGKVSSVKLINGGSQVKVDFNVDRSLPLFEGTTASVRYLNLIGDRFMELKRGDSDQRLPSGGTIPLERTEPALDLDALIGGFRPVFRALDPDKVNNIAQSIITVFQGQGGTINDILDQTASLTSALADRDQAIGEVIRNLNTVLDTTVKHQQQFDETVQDFEKLITGLKNRADPIATSVAGISDAAGTVADLLADNRPLLQSTIGHLEGVQQPLVDQRDELNDLLTRLPTAFKIIGRAGGIYGDFFNFYACDISIRMNGLQPGGPVRTVKLFSQPSGRCTPQ; translated from the coding sequence ATGAAAATCACCGGTACCGCCGTCAAACTCGGCATCTTCTCGTTGGTGCTGTTGCTGTTCACCGCGATCATCGTCGTGGTGTTCGGTCAGATGCGGTTCGACCGCACCACCGGATATTCGGCGATCTTCTCCAACGCCAGCGGTTTGCGCGCCGGACAGTTCGTCCGCGCATCGGGCGTCGAGGTCGGCAAGGTCTCAAGCGTCAAGCTGATCAACGGCGGTTCGCAGGTGAAGGTCGACTTCAACGTGGACCGCTCGCTGCCGCTGTTCGAGGGCACCACGGCGTCGGTCCGCTACCTGAACCTGATCGGCGACCGCTTCATGGAACTCAAGCGCGGCGACAGCGACCAGCGGCTGCCCAGCGGCGGCACCATCCCGCTCGAGCGCACCGAGCCCGCGCTGGATCTGGACGCGCTGATCGGCGGGTTCCGCCCGGTGTTCCGCGCGCTGGACCCGGACAAGGTCAACAACATCGCCCAGTCGATCATCACGGTGTTCCAGGGCCAGGGCGGCACCATCAACGACATCCTCGACCAGACCGCGTCGCTCACGTCCGCGCTGGCCGACCGTGACCAGGCCATCGGCGAGGTGATCCGCAACCTCAACACGGTGCTCGACACGACGGTCAAACATCAGCAGCAGTTCGACGAGACCGTGCAGGACTTCGAGAAGCTGATCACCGGTCTGAAGAACCGGGCCGATCCGATCGCCACATCCGTTGCGGGCATCAGCGATGCGGCAGGCACGGTCGCCGATCTGCTCGCCGACAACCGCCCGCTGCTGCAGAGCACCATCGGACACCTCGAGGGCGTTCAGCAGCCCCTGGTCGACCAGCGCGACGAACTCAACGACCTGCTGACCCGGCTGCCCACCGCGTTCAAGATCATCGGCCGGGCGGGCGGCATCTACGGCGACTTCTTCAACTTCTACGCCTGTGACATCTCAATCCGGATGAACGGGCTGCAGCCCGGCGGGCCGGTGCGGACCGTCAAACTCTTCAGCCAGCCGTCGGGTAGGTGCACGCCACAATGA
- a CDS encoding MCE family protein, producing MTAPLNSPRTPPYKLAGIVLSLLTIVALVLVYFQFRGDFLPRTQLTLISARAGLSMDPGAKVTFNGVEIGRVSAVDEVTVGNEPRAKITLDVDPKYLDLIPRNVDASIDATTVFGNKYINFSTPENPTRERITSSDVIDVTSVTTEFNTLFETVVSISQQVDPIKLNQTLSATAEALDGLGDRFGQSIIHGNEILSDINPKMPQIAEDNRLLADLGEVYADAAPDLFDGLENAVTTARTLNEQQGNIDQALMAAIGFGNTGGDIFERGGPYLVRGAEDLLVSSQILDEYSPALYCTIRNYHDVEPKVAASLGGNGYSLRTLSELMGAANPYVYPDNLPRVNASGGPEGRPGCWQPITRDLWPAPYLVMDTGASIAPYNHFELGQPILIEYVWGRQIGENTINP from the coding sequence ATGACGGCACCTCTGAACTCACCTCGTACCCCGCCGTACAAGCTGGCCGGCATCGTGCTGTCGCTGCTGACGATCGTCGCGCTGGTTTTGGTGTACTTCCAGTTCCGCGGCGACTTCCTGCCCCGCACCCAGCTGACCCTGATCTCCGCACGGGCGGGTCTCTCGATGGATCCCGGTGCCAAGGTCACCTTCAACGGCGTGGAGATCGGCCGGGTGTCCGCGGTCGACGAGGTCACCGTCGGCAACGAGCCGAGGGCGAAGATCACCCTCGACGTCGACCCCAAATACCTCGACCTGATCCCCCGCAATGTCGACGCCAGCATCGACGCCACCACCGTGTTCGGCAACAAGTACATCAACTTCTCCACGCCGGAGAACCCCACCAGGGAACGGATCACGTCCTCGGACGTCATCGACGTGACGTCGGTGACCACCGAGTTCAACACGCTGTTCGAAACCGTGGTGTCGATCTCCCAGCAGGTGGACCCGATCAAGCTGAACCAGACGCTGTCGGCCACCGCCGAGGCCCTCGACGGGCTCGGTGACCGGTTCGGGCAGTCGATCATCCACGGCAACGAGATCCTGTCCGACATCAACCCGAAGATGCCGCAGATCGCCGAGGACAACCGGCTGCTCGCCGACCTCGGCGAGGTCTATGCCGACGCGGCCCCCGACCTGTTCGACGGCCTGGAGAACGCGGTCACCACCGCGCGCACGCTCAACGAGCAGCAGGGCAACATCGACCAGGCGTTGATGGCCGCCATCGGCTTCGGCAACACCGGCGGCGACATCTTCGAGCGCGGCGGCCCGTACCTGGTTCGGGGCGCCGAAGACCTCCTGGTGAGCTCGCAGATCCTCGACGAGTACAGCCCGGCGCTGTACTGCACGATCCGCAACTACCACGACGTGGAACCCAAGGTGGCCGCATCGCTGGGCGGCAACGGCTACTCGCTCAGAACGCTGTCGGAGCTCATGGGCGCCGCCAACCCGTACGTGTACCCCGACAACCTACCGCGCGTGAACGCCAGCGGCGGTCCCGAGGGGCGGCCCGGCTGCTGGCAGCCGATCACCCGTGACCTTTGGCCGGCGCCGTACCTGGTGATGGACACCGGGGCATCGATCGCGCCGTACAACCACTTCGAGTTGGGCCAGCCGATCCTGATCGAGTACGTCTGGGGACGCCAGATTGGGGAGAACACGATCAACCCATGA
- a CDS encoding MlaE family ABC transporter permease, with translation MSTTTVLRSRFPRGFSRAQNVASAPARFLDSVGHVAWFIVTAIGSIGHALRYYRRETLRLIAEIGMGTGAMAVIGGTVAIVGFVTLSGSSLVAIQGFASLGNIGVEAFTGFFAALINVRIAAPVVAGQALAATVGAGATAELGAMRISEEIDALEVMGIKSISYLVSTRIMAGFIVIIPLYAMAIIMSFLSAQVTTTFFYGQSIGTYEHYFRTFLRPDDVFWSFIQAVIISVIVMLNHCYYGYFASGGPVGVGEAVGRSMRASLVAIVCVVLFASLALYGVDPNFNLTV, from the coding sequence GTGTCGACGACAACTGTTCTGCGTTCCCGGTTCCCGCGCGGGTTCTCGCGCGCTCAGAACGTGGCCAGCGCACCGGCCCGCTTCCTGGACAGCGTCGGTCACGTCGCCTGGTTCATCGTCACCGCGATCGGCTCGATCGGCCATGCGCTGCGCTACTACCGACGCGAGACCCTTCGCCTGATCGCCGAGATCGGCATGGGCACCGGCGCGATGGCGGTCATCGGCGGCACGGTGGCGATCGTCGGCTTCGTGACGCTGTCGGGGTCGTCGCTCGTTGCGATCCAGGGCTTCGCCTCCCTGGGCAACATCGGCGTCGAGGCGTTCACCGGCTTCTTCGCCGCGCTGATCAACGTGCGCATCGCCGCGCCCGTCGTCGCCGGTCAGGCGCTGGCCGCCACGGTCGGCGCCGGCGCAACGGCAGAACTGGGCGCCATGCGGATCAGCGAGGAGATCGACGCGCTGGAGGTGATGGGCATCAAGTCCATCTCCTATCTGGTGTCGACGCGGATCATGGCCGGCTTCATCGTGATCATCCCGCTGTACGCGATGGCGATCATCATGAGCTTCCTGTCCGCGCAGGTGACCACGACGTTCTTCTACGGTCAGTCGATCGGCACCTACGAGCACTACTTCCGCACGTTCCTGCGGCCCGACGACGTGTTCTGGTCGTTCATCCAGGCGGTGATCATCTCGGTCATCGTGATGCTCAACCACTGCTATTACGGATACTTCGCCAGCGGCGGTCCGGTGGGCGTCGGCGAGGCCGTCGGCCGGTCGATGCGCGCCTCGCTGGTCGCAATCGTGTGTGTGGTCCTATTCGCCTCGTTGGCGCTCTACGGCGTCGACCCGAACTTCAACCTGACGGTGTAG